agtttttGACAGAGGGAGAACAAAAGAACGTCAAAAAAAGGAGaagtttttttttgggggggggggggaatcaAAATTTAGCACATATCTTAACATCCCCCACTACTCCACTAACAACCCAACTAACTCAGAATTTCGCTACCACCGAACTTCTATCACACAACCGAAGCAAAAATTAATATCCACACTCACACAGGGATTTGAACACAAAACCTCAAAATAAGCTAACACTTTATCACTCAAACCAACAAACTCATTCTAATATGACTTGACTAACAATGGAATATAAGTCAAACCGCCAAGGATAAGGCTAGggtcaaaaataacaaaatttcccAAAAGTGGGACTTAAACCCAAAACCTTAAATACACATCCatatcacttaaccactaaaataGATACTCATTTATGATAAAACTCACATAAACAAAGTTAAATTAGTCAGGGCGTTATAGTTAGGCCTGATAATCAAGGTATTCATCACCCCAAATGTGGTCTGGGTTTGAGTTGcacgactttaaaaaaaatccaaattaacatttattatgTAACtgttgttttgaaattatttttttagaaacacttgtcaaataatttttcaaggTTAATTACCAAAAAAACATGAAGTAAATTTATTAGTTTAGTTATTGCTTATagatttatactaattttaagattttcagTTCATTcgaaatttttagtgttttcaagttttattatatgtaaatcatgtatgaatttgtaattcaaattaaatttaaatatagggagagagagagaggggggtTATCATAAGTATATTGATGTTGTAAATTACAACAATGGGAATTCCGAGCATGTGATGATCGATATCGACTTCCGAAGCCACTTCGAGATAGTTTAAGATAGTGATTCATATGACCGAATATTGAACTCACTACCAGTTGTCTATGTTGGTTACTTGACTCGGTTGAAACAGTTGCTttatatactattttataaataaataaagtaacatAGACCAAGAACATGAACAGGGGAAGTAACTAAGCaactaatatattattttatattgctGTATATTtgtaatcaaaatcatatatgaagaagaaagaggacaaaattttaacaactaATTCTCCAaccttataaaaatattaggcctactgaaaaacaaataacaatacaTACTGGTAAGTCTAAATTAGCTTCGATTAACCTTTTACAAGCTAGGCTTCAACAACTATGTATGATATTGATACCATATATGGATCCAGCTTAAACCTGATCCAGCACATTAACATCTCTAATGTTAACCGAAATAGTAGTGAGATTTCAACAGTCAAATTAAAGGTGTCTTCTTTTATTGAGAGTTTATAAGTAcaaatacaatacaatacatgCACAAGTAATTACAAATAGaatcaaactaattaaaaaaaacaaattagatAGAACCCACACATGACAATTGTGTATGATAAGACTACAAActcacatataaaaattatacatagtaaaaatcgaaaataaataCTCAAAGACCCATAAATTCGAGCTTTACTGATAATACCACAGCGTTGTTGACAACAGGTAGTTTATGGAGTAGAGATTGGATTGCtgctttgctttttttttttttttaaatattatctataattaacTAACCCTTTTGTATGTTTTgcagtaaataaaaaatatatatatatatatataaaatatgaaatttttaaattcataagaaatggttgatgatgatgatgggtGCAGTATTATCATGACCCAGCTAGGCATAAGTACCGCACAAAAACTGAAGTGTTGTGTGCATGAAAAAAATGGGCGTGATCTTCATTCGTTCTTGATTAATATTtaggtaaaataaattatattttttttaaatgaacaTCTTTTATTAATCAtctcttttaatattttcctgATCATTAGTTTTATCCCTATTTCATAGTGTAATGTTTCTAATTTGCAAGGTTGAAGAAATTTTCTGAAGCAacagttaagtaattttaaattttaggaagAAGTTTGATCTTACATATGGGAATTGGGAGCACAATGATGGACTCTCTTCTTTAATTTCGTGGTTGTTCTCTATATTTCTGTAGTTTTGCATCaacttatgaaaaataaatttataataaacttaTCTTTAAATTGCATAGTTAAGAATATCTGCTGATTTTCTTTGATAAaagcttaatattatttgaattggtAAGTTATTGTTGAAATCTAAACTTCTCTGTTTCAACCATagttaaatcattatttgaaGTCTGAATTCGACAATTTTTCCTACATTAGAGTCTaactttttaatctaaattatacCTTGAACTTAGTAATTGTTCTTATATCGAGTTTAAACTTGACAATTGCAAAGTTCAAGCCCCAATATGATCaacccataaaataatttttaattatgtttacaTATCATATAGTCCTATGTGTTGGtcaattaattttatgataaagtactttaaatttaaaagtcattgataataaattaaataatttttgctattatCGACACCTCGAGTAAAGTTTGTAGTATTCTTTGCATTATGTTACCGATTGCATTTTCATCCTTTCATATTTGTCCATGTACATTAAATGAAAGAACAAAtagtcacttaattaaaattatatttattttgatgttatatatatataaagaataataataaatttaaaatttaatttaatttaaatgctttaatttcctttacttttataatattattaacaaataaaaaatcctaCTAAGTAAcactattttttataacattgtTTTTATTAGACTAGATGCCTAACAATAAAAGAGTAACTTCCAAAAGTAGAGTAACATAGACCATGAACATGAACATGAACAAAGCAACtaatatactattttatatttgtaatcaAAAGCATATCTTtcacaatcaaaatcatatatgaaGAAGAGagtggacaaaattttaagaacaAATTTTCCAaccttataaaaatattaggcttAGGGAAAAACAATAACAATCTATAATGCCTTTCGGACCGCAGCAGTTCTCGTACATCGATACCGCTACATACCTGTGCCTGGAATATCGACGAGAAGCAAATGGCTCTCCAGCTCGAGATGTGAAACAAAGATGTCTCAACGACAAAACGTGGCGGCGGCGTGTTATTGACTCAATCGATCATCAGCTATATGAACCTACCCCTCATTCCGAGATTCACTCTTATTTCGCTACCAAGAAAAAGAATAGCTAAAAAAAAAGCCGTAATACAGTTCATTCtctcaccaaaaaaaaaaaaggaatttcaATCTTCCAGATCAAAATCTGTACATGTCAGAGAGCCCTGAATGAAGAGCGTCGTGCCCTGTCATGCTTCAATCTTCGGTTATTATCGATGTTTATAGGTTTCAATAGTCGTTCTGCTTCTAATTCGGATTGAAGGGAAGGTTGCAACCTCCTTAAATGTCCTTTGCATTGCTTATGGCAAGAAGAAGAATTGCCGCTGATGTCGTGTTCGAGAGGAGCAAATTGTCGTTGGTAGGGCGAGTACCACTTTGCTTGCAAATAAGCAAGAGATCTCCATGGAGGGAACGGCATCGAGTTTTGCTTGAGAGATGACCTAGCAGCTTCAACCATAAGTTGAAGCAACTGTTTCAACCGAGTCAAGGAACCAACATAGACAACTGGTAGTGAATTCAATATTCGGTCGTATGAATCAACTGCTCTAGCTATCTCGAAGTGGCTTCGGAAGTCGATATCGATGATCACACGCTCGGAATTCCCATTGCTGTAATTGACCACATCAATGTACTCATGATCACCTACATATACATGTCATAATTGGTTTTGTCAAAATTAATAGCGTTTTACTGATTTATGCATAAATGAAAACCAATTGCCGGAAGGGTACCTAGGAATGACACAAAATATAACAATACTTCTCATCATGAATGGTAAGGATAAAATCTCCAATACGGGAAATAAGGGTAACAAATACAGAGATGCATAGATTTTCCACCATATGCAAGACATCTAGAAAGAATAAGCTCAAAATCGATCCGATTTTCTATCTTCTAGACAACAACAAACTCGAGAATGAAATGATCTAGaaacaaattgaaacaaatatgCTTATACAtatagagagagaaagagaggaaTTGAAAGCAGCTTGGGAAAATTTAGGATTCAGAGGCTATTAGCATACCTCCAGGGACTTTGCCACTACGCTGCCACCTCGATACACAAACAGCAGCATCATACCCAGAAAGCCTCAACAGCTTTACAAGGGAATACCTTATGCAACTGGCATTACATGGACCCGACTTCACAGTGTGTAGGTCCGTCTCACCCATCGATAATATAAGTGAATGAACCACAGACAACAAGTCCATATCATAGTGACACACAGAGTGCTTATAGTACTGCAACACAACAGagcaaaacaaaagagaattaGATGAGCAATATGATTCAAGTAAATGCTTTCCATAGTAAAAGAATATGTTAAAAGGACAAACACCAACATCGAACGTGATATAATGAGAAGAAAAAACAGATTTACACATTAACAAGGCAACCTTATGGGAAACTTAACATTTCAGTGTGTTATATAAACTCGGATATCGACATCCGACATTTATCAtcatatattcatatttcaATACAACTTCAGCCTAGCCACCCCAATCAACCGATACACTTTAGCTTATTCCACTGATCAATCtcagtttaaaaattttatgaggATTGATAAAAGAGAAACTATTCATGATACAGATATTAAAAGTGTGAAATCGAAAGGGAACATGGGAATAGATATACATATCAACCCAAACAGAACTCTTTCCTCCTCCTCTAGTTGCAACaatcataattttatactaATGAAGAGGCAAACATGGATAAAACAACCATTATCAAAGAAGAGACCATGTAACAAAAGGGTCTCAAATAAGTGAGGCAAATCATAAATTCACAATACCAATAAGCATATCTGAATTATGAACAAATAACCATATATAGGAGTTTCTAATGAAATGACATATTCTTCAATCCCCAAACATGTAAACAAGGTTTTTGAGATTGtttatatgaagaaaaaaattactaaagcTTCATATTTCAAGCTCAATATTATGGTTTGCTGTTATATTATGAAGGCATATTTACCACAAAATTCATTTCTCATTCTCAAAAGAGGTCCATTCAAGAACCCATGATATTCAAACTTGCAacctaatataaatatatatatataaaaaaaaagtaaatttccTTAGGATATTCAGCTCCATGGCTTTATCTTAGACCAAAAATTAaccataataatgaaaataaacaatttcaaaagagAAAACGTAAGCTTCAAGCCTTAAACCCTTAATTAAGCTAGTTCTttcacatataaattaaaacaaaaaaatatatatcaagaaGAAGATAACggtaaaacccaaaacccaatgttgaaaataaatttttgaaaaaaattaaagaaaaacctCAAATctcttaaacaaatcaaaatgaaCTCCTAAAAGAAGGAAACAAATTCATCTCAAAAGGAGATAATTAATAGATAATACTAACAGAGATTTTATCAGCGAGGTGGATAAGATCGGAGAAGCCGGACTCGCTATCGCTACTACACCAAGAATCGGCACCGGCGCTCCCACCGTTATTTTCCAGAAAATCACTAACCATTAAAGCCAAATCATGTTCACTTTCATTGCTAAACCCCCACaaactattattattagaattactattgttatttttatgatCCCCCGCGGATATCCATAAACTGCACTCCATCATCGTCACAACACACCGCCGCCACCGTCGCCGTCGTCCGATCACAATTTTCCCCGTCCCTCCTCACACCGACAACCAAAAAAGGGGGTGGCGTTCTCgtaattttgattgaaaaataggGGTTATTTTATTGGGGGATAAGGCAAAGAACAGAGAGGAAGAGAAAGGGGAAATTGCAAACGAAATATTTGAGGATTGAACGGAGAAgaagagtttttattttaaaatggcGGAAATGAAATGACGAGAATGGGTTCCAGTTTTTCTGTTATGACAAAGATgaagttagtttttttttttttttctgaattattatcatatttttgttGGATaactaacatttttttatttatggtaatatttttatattaatagtagtatttttaataattttcagataaattttaattattaaaaatagtaaatttctTAATAAGGTTTCTGTATCAAGACGTGATTAAGGGTTCATTCAtttgaaaattactttttttatttttggatttttgttgtgattttttattaacgttaaatattttttgaaaaaaatatctTATGACatatagtttttattaaatatgaaaatgattttttataaataatgttaggtaaacaagaaaaataaaataaaagtaaaatagatTCCGTGTATTGACACGATAATTAAAATGTTCATTGTCTCAAGTGTAGTCTAGATTCGAATCGTATTAATTGTATTACGTAATCTTCTtataattcgaaaaaaaattagtaaagtATAAAATTCCAATTCACAAGCCTCTTAGTAAAAGCTTCATTGGTTAGTAATAATAAATGGATCATCACATTCTTTATGTGAAAATcataattgtttttctttaaataatagGTAAGGTGAGAGTGATATGAATGAATAGGTTTAATTGGTATTATAAAATAGGATATATatccattaatttttaaatcaatataaaattgaaaataaaaataaaaattttatggttaaatCAGTaatcgaaccaattgaatcttCGGTCCAATTTTTCAAACATCATGTATAAAAGAATTGAACCTCAccatattctaaaaataataatataaattaaatgaattgtaggtttttttctaaaaaaatataattacaataaaaaataatacctattgaaaaactataatttttctAGTGCGTTAAAACGCATTGTCCTCTTAATTAAAGGTTGGGGAGAAACTATAGATAGTTCTAGGTCAGGGGTAAAgccagaaattttttttaagaggggccgaaattaaattgtaacttttacgatagtaaaaatacaatttcacaattttaatagtctatatctttataatatttaaatgattaaatcaaatttttatcattttggggggtaatgtgcaattttacctttactaatttaaaatcttaaaaatcataaagggcctaaataaaaaattttctatttcaggAGGGTTCGGGGCCCTGCCAGCCTCCCTAGATTCTCCCATGTTCTAGGTATTGCATCAAAAAGAATAGATACGATAAGaatcaataattatattaatgttcaaatatatatatatacaaaataaaattcaaagactcaaatttattattttcccaAATATTGTTGTACAAATTTTTTTGCCTCTATTATTGAGACTTGGCTTTAAATATAGGGTGAGTTATGAAATTCAACCAAAAGTCCTATAAATCTTTAATTTGCAATTAATGATTGAATGCACCTAAGTTTGGCAATACCCATTATGTATAACattaatttcccttttcaatttccaaaatattaaagttttcatAAATCGCCAACTTTTAGGTCTAGGAATTTGAGCTAacttaagctttaatttttcttttccaaattcaaattacatttaataataaaattaaattaattaattgaatcaaTTGATTAgtgatattaattaattatttcgaATCGgtaaaaaatatagaaaccaaccatttaaaaagaaatattttttatttttatttttaacaattttttatttttatttttaaactgttattattagtattttataatttttaagtttttaaagtgATTGAAtcgaaaaccaaaatttcaattgattccacctttaatttagttctttcaaaatttcgaaatgtgataattaaaaaaaaaggtaaagggcaaaataataaattgtattataaaataaggataaagtaatatttaatttttgaatttgataatttttaatttatttttaaaaaatttgctCAAATTATCACCTAAACGTGgctatttttcttaatttttgacTCATGTGATGATATAACACTCTAATATTATACCATACTATCACTTAAAAGTTATaatcttttttaaattagttaatgacaaatttaaaaatattaaatttaaatactaatgtaAACCAGAAAAActcaaaaactaaattgaaaaagtttgacaaatttaaggtttaaatgTCATTTTCTCCTTAGAAAATAAGGTAACCTAAGAGGACAAactttagtaaaaaaaaattgggttggTCCAAATTGGGTTAGGACCAAGTCAGCAACTACCATAAATGGAATAGGCAAAGAAAAGTGTACATATTCATAAATGATAACatcattattactattattattatcactacaacaacaaaacaaaaagtttGAATGATTATGACTTTTACTACttcttttctaattatttaataatattttaataatattttctatatcattaatacataattttagtaattttttactCTCAACTTTAAGCCCCAAACCTTAAACACTAAACTCTAAATCCTAGATTTAATCTCGAATCctaaaagattttaatttgaagttcgaatttaagattttaaataaaaattgtcaaaattatgTGCTAAtgacatataaaaattattaaaagtcattaaataatttaaaataatcaaaataatatagtAAAAGAGTTCCATAAAATAATTCTTATGTAACCATATTGTAGAATTCTATAATTTATGAAGTcagtcaaatttaaatatttgaatttatgaaTACTTACAATTGACCTTCAAAAAGATGAATCctatatttgaatataaaagaaaattcaactTTTTATTCATTGACCGAAGGTTCCTCCAAATAAGTCCCAGTGTCTTTTTGGGTTTGATCCACAAAACTAAGAGACAAATAAACCTCTCTTTTCTTcacatttttgtatttttttccaattacttctttattataattttgtaaaaattaaaattaagccAGTAAAATGTGGGtacataagataaaataaataatcaggaaaaatattaatatttgctaataaaaatagttttctttaagttactccaaaaaaatattgttttatattctcATATAGGAGAGACACTTGTATTAGTTTAGAGTGGACATATCTACATACCTAAACCATAGCCCCTcgtgttaaataaaatattaacttaattttatattaatattcatatattataattaaatttaaaaaactattattaaataatatattttgttcCTCGCAAAAGAAACTAGAAAACATAACAGCAATTTGCATTGGCTCTAGGCAGCTCATTGATAAACTTTTTTATTAGTATTAGTATGATTattaggttaattttttttcgacTATAGGTAAAACTTAATAACCAAttgacaatatatatatatataatatagtacTATAATGACAGCCGGCTTGTTTGTAATGTCGGTAATCATAGGTGCAACAAACGTTGAATCTCCATGGAAGGAAACCTAATAATTGCATGAAAAAGATGGAGTTTAAACAAGGGAATCAAATTATTCCCTTATAAAAGAAATGCAAAATGCCAATTCATCCTACCTTTGCTTATTCCTATGGCAATGGGACTATGGTAGATGGAGTCAATAATGCAAGCTTTCCGCAAATAATTTGTCCACTAACATCCAAATCAATTCATCATATCTACATTTAAACATGTTTATGGGACAtggttttagattaattaaatcatttatttctaatttgatatgtttgattaaataaattattaaaaaagttattatatCTCCAAGTCATTTCAAGTTAGTTCAGATTCAAAATGTTTCTAATTGAGATCAttttaagttcaaactgatgaaattgaaattgaattcaagagatAATGAGATTAACTTTTCAAGTTCAAATCATAATTAGCGTGTCTACTAACACTTACTTCCAATACACATCTagatttatataaaagtaaataaataaacaaatccgATCCAACGTATCAATTTCTAATtctctcactaaaattcaaataacataaataaatctAGAACTTTTGAAAGTAAAACTCAATTATCCCATAGAGATAGatagaaaatacataaattatctTAAGTGCAAGTAACACTTTTCTTCTTCCATAGAGATAAATCACAAAGGatagaaaatacataaattatctCAAGTGCAAGTAACACTTTTCTCCTGAATCCCTATACAACTTCCATCGCTAAGATTTTGAAACACCAACAAGCTTGGTATATT
This genomic window from Gossypium raimondii isolate GPD5lz chromosome 10, ASM2569854v1, whole genome shotgun sequence contains:
- the LOC105777638 gene encoding uncharacterized protein LOC105777638, whose translation is MMECSLWISAGDHKNNNSNSNNNSLWGFSNESEHDLALMVSDFLENNGGSAGADSWCSSDSESGFSDLIHLADKISYYKHSVCHYDMDLLSVVHSLILSMGETDLHTVKSGPCNASCIRYSLVKLLRLSGYDAAVCVSRWQRSGKVPGGDHEYIDVVNYSNGNSERVIIDIDFRSHFEIARAVDSYDRILNSLPVVYVGSLTRLKQLLQLMVEAARSSLKQNSMPFPPWRSLAYLQAKWYSPYQRQFAPLEHDISGNSSSCHKQCKGHLRRLQPSLQSELEAERLLKPINIDNNRRLKHDRARRSSFRAL